Within the Phycodurus eques isolate BA_2022a chromosome 15, UOR_Pequ_1.1, whole genome shotgun sequence genome, the region CTCTGATTGTCGCTCAACCAATGACAGAGGTATACAGGTATAATACTTCTATCGCGGAAGAAAAACTCCCTCATACCCCGAAAAAAAGCCTTTGTCTCGCCTCTTAAAAGCAGGAGATCCCGTTGTGCCGAACAATTATCAGCCCATCTCCAACCTCTCTGTCGTAGCAAAAGCTTTGGAGTCATTAGTATCTTCAcaactaaaacattttcttgattcacattttattctaAATGCGATGCAGTCTGGTTTTAAAACCAAGAACAGCAATGGTGACTGCATGCCTTAAAGGCTTAGATGACGTTAAAATTGCTACTGACAATATGAttcttttttgctttctttatCAAAAGTTTTGACACTCCAAATGGTGGTTACTTGGTTTAGACGCTTCCTCCTTGGTCACACATAGACTGTTAGGGTTGGTGATGTTATATTTGACCCAATCACCTTAAAAAAAGGGCGTCCCACAGGGTTCAATTTTAGGActgcttatttttcttttctctgtgAATAACTGTGATCATGATCAGTAAAATCACTCACGGTATCATATTTGTGCTGATGTTACAGTTTTGTACTGCTGTGCTACTCTTTTGAGGCTCGTGTTCCAGATTTAGGGTCTAATTATGTTTCATCGCAGCATGATTTCATTGATGTCAAAAAACtaggaaataaatacagaaataaatataataaatagtaataaatAACACTAGGTCATCTGCCTCTGCCCTGCCCATTTCTACCTTTGATGGTACTCATTTTGAGTTTGCTGCGACATACAAATACCTCGGCATCTGGCTGGACAACAATCTAGATTTTAAACATCATGTCAACGTATTTGTCAAGAGACTCAAGTTCACCATTGGTTTCTTTTATCGGGTAAAATCATGCTCTTCTCCTTCTTCCCGCAAACAGCTGGTTATGGCCCTCTTTCTGTAACAATTACAGTCCCGTGATACAGTTTATAGATTTGCTTGTTCCACTGCCCTAGCTAATCTTGCCCGCTCAAGCATGCAGCTCTGAGATGCATTACGAACCCATCATATAGGACACATCGCTGTGCTCTTTACGCCTTAGTTTGTTAATCTTTACTTGCTGCACGCAGGCAGCAACACGAGTATATTTTTAGAAGAAGGCTATTCTTGATAAGCTTCCACGATGTATCTGCTCTAAATTCTTGATGATTCATAATTCCACGATCCTCAGATCCAGCACCTGGGTGTGTTTTAAAAGTGCCATCCATTAGGACTGAGCCCAGTAAGAGAAGACTAGTTTACTGGACCGGCCCCCAGTCGACTCAAACTGACTTCGTTGGTCTCTTCGTatagttttaaattaaaattgaatttCTTGATACCAGTTCCTCCTGGTCTGACGACTAGCACTTTTCTTTATTGACTGCTCTCCATTCTGGGTGGGTGGTAGTCTATGGACGATAGTTTTCTGTTTGTAGTTGTACTCTGTCAGCCTTGAAAAAGAGACCTAGGTCGCAGtgggtttttattttctggttaaatatgcaattgatttatttttctttgacttgttgcttcttttttgttgtgatTCCACTGTGGCACTCATTGCGATCGTacagatttgttttgctttcaacagtggttaacttcttttgaagcttttcacacaaaaatgtttggcCCTGGAGCTGACTACAGTAACTACATTGCacaacattttcttcttttttaaaaaaaaaatattaatttaatttccattatttcctactggaagattttattttaatttaatatatatattgatgaATATATGAGTATAAGAGAATGAATTCAACTCTTAATTCAAGGCACCACTCCACAGGGAAAATGAAACGCATTCTGATTTGACTAACCGGCTAAACCACAAAGGCACAACTCCTCCATGTGGTCCGTCCGTCCATACCTCTGCGCAGCATCCATACTCCAAGGGTCCAACCTCCACGTGCCTACAGTCGGACTGGTCCAGGTCGGAATGATGATCCTGGGATCCATGGTGGGCGGAGAACACCTGCGCTCAGTTCTAATCCCTAAAAAATGCTCTCGCGCACCTCCTTGATAAGAAATCCAAGAAAATGTGGACATCACGGGCAAACCGCGTACGTGACGAGTCATTGTTTGGAGAAGAATAGAAAAAAGAAAGGCCATTGGAATATTTTTAGAAACCTACAGTACATAATCTGTCTTCCCTCGCTCTTGTTGGTGTTCTCTATCAAGCTGTTGCCACAGCAACAATGCTacagacagaagaagaagaaggcagaGTGGCCATCCAGCATGATTTGCAGCCACAAAGTTGAAGTCAAGTCGGGCTGGTATGGAAAGACGTTTGGGTTTTGAGTCGCTACCCTTGATAGGCAGCTTACGGTCGTACTTGTAGGCCACAAGTGGCACAAGCAGTGGAAAAACCGTCAGTCGTAAGACAGTCCTTCTACTAGAGTGCTGAATTGTCGTATTagagaggacaaagagcgtactagtacgtggaccttaagatggttatcgttgaataaatgctcaaacggctggCATACTACTATTTGGCTTCCGTACACGAGGCACCGAATTTGAGGATTTTGGTGTGATGGAGTAAAATGCAGACAAGAGGCCTCCGAAGAAACGTAGAAgaagagcttttttttccccccccctcgctGTTTTTGTCTCACTTTGCATGTGATGGAGTGACTCAGCACTTGTCAACACCCCGGCAGAGTCCACTCGCAACCCCGCGTCCACACTCCCCCATTATATTAGTCGTGGGAGGACTGCTTGCCATTAATGCTGCCTAAATGGGAGACATCCATTTATAGGAACCCTGCTTGGGCCAATTAATGGATTTAATTTAACAGCTCCTTGACTACCCTTccgtcagccaatcagctcttGATATACCCCTCTCCTTCgtcggcagccaatcagctTCCTACCAAACATTCTGGTCATTTGTCAGCCATTTGGCTCCTTGCCTACCCATCTCCTTCCTTGCCAGCCAATAAATGACTTACCCAACCTTCTTCCTCCTTACCAGCCAATGAGCTCTGCACTTACCCTTCTCCTATATTAGCCAATTAGCTTCCTTCCTAATCCTCTATTTCCTCGTCAGCCAATCATGTGATATCACAATTGATATTACAAAACTGTGGAGCGTTTTTCAAAGGCTCAACCTAAATTCGGGACACTCAATCTCAAAGCCTGGAAGTACTGGAAGTTAGGGCTCCGTCCACCCTATTGTACAACTTACCTGTCGTTCTGAAAGCTCTGGTCCCCGATCAGAAGGTCCCGGAAGCGGAAGCGAGGCGGCAGCGGGGGCACCTCGCTCTGCGGCTGCTCCGCATTCAGCCTGGAGATGTCCAAGATCACTCCACTGGTGCCGCCCACGGTTTGGAACGTTCCCTTGCAACAGCTGCAGAGAAAAGACGGGAATGGTCAGGGGGCCTACCATGAGCCTGGGGTGCGACATGAGGGAGCATCTGCACTTCGTATCATAGCATAGTGGGTTGCCAGGTTTGCGCACACTACACACGAAAAAATTACTTCTCTTTCAAGATGAATATAAATGTTAACTACCTTGAAATTGCAGATGTTCCAAAGTAAACAGGCAAGACGAGTTAAGTCACGTAGTTCGAGTCTGAGTCAAGTCAGTCCGGTCTCGAATACCAAGTCAAAGTTAAGTCGAAGTCCATAGTCTTGCTTAGCCAAGCGAGTCCTGAAATTGACGACTTAAGTCTGACtggagtcaagtcatgtgactcgagtccccatGTCTGTCAAAAGCATTTTGCATCCATTCTCCAATCCGCAATCTTCGGGAATCCGAACAGACTGCACTACTGCTACCGCTAATTAACCACTTTCATTAACCTGTGCTTAAATGTGGCCCCGTAGTAACATCAACATAAGAAAAGAGCAGAGTAAGACCTCTTTTGGTCAACAACATACAGAAAATTGAAGTTGATAATCTGTCGAATGGAAAACTTCAAGCctctcactgcaaaaaaaaaaaaaaaaaaaaaaaatggtagtgGGCCGTTTCATTGCTGAATTCTTTTAATCAGAAAAAGTAGCACACATACATGAAAATGGAAAGACCATAGTCAAAATTGAAATGGCACAATAAAGGATTGCATTGATTATGTTCAAACAaatatgggattttttttaatgacattatcaatgggattttctttttttttttttcctaaggaACAACGGcgtctttttatgttttttgcaCCAATTTAGTagaaaatgacatttgaaaaaaagtattgcagGTTTTTGAATAGCTTTGACATTTTTGATTAAGTTAAGGAAACGAGATGAAAAGGTAGAGGATATAcataacaatttgaaatggaaaGCTTGTGGTCCAAATTGAAATGTTAACATAAAGGATTTCATTAATTACATTAAGTTGGGATTTTAGTTTTGGTTGATTCTGTTGTTGTCTGTTTATTGGTTGTGTCCTTGTCAGCTACTTGTTATGATTGTATTGTTTATGTAAGCGCATCCTTGGGTTTCATGAAAGGCGCTGTATacggttattattattattaattagatAAACatggaattaaaaaacaatgtacattttcaatggtTTTTCAATTCGATGGGACAAAAACGTCATTTTTGTTAGTGTGACATTTTAAGTTctagataaaaataaatgaaaaattccTCGAGCAAGAATTCATTCAACATAGCCAAAGTGTCTCAAGTGAATATCCCAAACCCAAAGTAtcaatagcagaaagaaacattACAGTTGTGCAACATTTCTCAAATGTTATCCTACATCATCTCAGTTTGTCCATAGTCTCTATTTAGCCCATCGAATTAATtagattttaacattttatacagATATTTCCCATGTGGATCCAATGcaacattcaaacaaaacagGGTGCACATGAAGTTTATTCTACCAAACTTTTAAGTCAAATTGCTCACCTTGCTAACAACTtacaatacacttttttttttaaatattgatttatttttttatgcattttttgcgTGATCATTTACCGTGCGTTCGTGCCGTTCGCGGTGCCATCGTCGTGGATAAACGTTTGGTTCTCGTAGCACTTGCTGCACATATTGTCGCCTGGAGAGCTCCCAAGCTTCGGCGGCGTTGAGTCCCCCCTAACCGAGTCCTCTTCCCCGGTCACTTGCATCCAGAGACCCGCGGAGGTgcactttttcttcttcttcttcttcttacatgGGGctcttttgaaaacaaaagtagGCTACaacaaggaagaagaaaaaaaaaaaaaaaaaaaatctaatttggtaatttttgttttgccGGGAGATAAAACGCAATCATGGTGCGAGCATCAGGGTGCAGATGTAAAAGAAATAAGACGGACAAACTGACAGACGTCATTTGCAATCGGTTAATGATTGCAACCTAGTGTCAACTCAGTTCGGGAGTTTTTGGCACCACCTGCTGCAGAATCGGCGGTACTCCAGCCATTGTAAATGAAAGGAAATTTTGAAATCAAGGTtaattccaattaaaaaaaaaaaaagtaattataaattaaacatacatttaaaaatatataaacaattccatagaaacatacagtatacatatgtatatacacaatgcatataaatacaaatatatacatatacacatgcatacatatatatgtatataattggaagaaaagaaatgggtccttttttacattaaaaaaaatgtatatttaggGGGAATTAGTAAACGTTATAAGGGTTCACTTTGCAACAGAACAGCAGGGTTAagccataaaaatacaaaatagacaCCCCCACATTACATTTTACACCAAATTCTAACACCACAAGGAAAGTCTAATGCGAAAGGCGTAACAAACAAGTTATTGTGCCATTTATcagcattttttattatttttcgtCTTGTAAATTCCATGTTTTCGGGAGACTCATATCCTGACGACCCCCCCCCTTGTATTAGTGCCATGTGTACGTACAGCTATTATAAAAAatgaaagggaaaaaagaaCCAACCTGAAAACTACCTGACAGGATGACTCAtccgaggaaaaaaaaaaaaaaaaaaccttgtgcAGTGAAAGGGCACAAGAAAGCTGTGCTACATGTTCACTAATGGACAGCCACTCGCACTTACTGTGTATAAGGTGggtataaaatgtctacacacccctaaTCAAAcgtcagatttttattttataaaaatgaggccaagatcatttcaaaactttttccaccattaatgtgacttatAACCTGTACTACTCAAGTGTGAAAAAGATCTTTTAGACagcagaagtaaaaataaacgacAGCGATAATGTGGTTccacaagtgtgcacatcctCTAATAACTCAGAatggggctgtgttcagaatgaaccaatcacattcaaactcatgttaaatgtgacTCAGCAAACACCTGCCACCGTTTAAAGTGggtctgattaaccccaaataaagttcagccgTTCGAGAAGGCCCGACTTCCAGATGAGACAGTTCTACATTCCACACAGTTTTCTGTCAGTGGAGCATTCATGTCTcagtttgtgaaatattgacGTCACCGGTCTCCGACTGCGGCGATGGCGACTGCAACTCCAGAGGCGTCGCCGTCGCGGTAGCAGAGGTTTCTGGTCCGAGGGAACCCGCGGCGGCAGCTTCGGCCGCCTTGGCGTTCTCTGCGGCCTTCCTCTCGATCTCGTCCATCCGCCGCTGCATCATGCGGGGCATCAGATGCACGTAGGTGCCCATCATGCGGTGGTTGGAGCGGATCAGCTTCCCCGCGCAGCTGTCAACGCAGCGCTCCTACAcaatcacaatcatctttattggcagAGTTCATTGATACACAAGGGATGCGTCTCTGGCAGTTGGCAGTCAATTTATAGTTTGGCAAAAATGACCTGTtcctttactgtatatacttgtgtacttaattgctaaaaaaaaattacatttacaataaataatgtctttgttcctctatttatgccagtgaggcatattgacagacagaacaaataaataatcttctattagatggcaggaaagtacatacagtaattaatgtatccactttttgtgacatttttttttgttggtgtgctgtgagatttttcaattgtaaaatatgttccttggctacataaaggttggaaatcactgctctagtcagatcgtttattctaatcagtcaggtcaaaccaacatgacagaaataaagggtgctaacttattgtaattaaattaatttattgtaattaaattacttcacccacaccgaaactttagagcatgattcgccAGAACGGCGGCATATTTACGTCCAActgcttgctaggctacataacgttttgttgcctccttgcgagccgtatcgtattacaagtacgtgaacatacctcaagcaaagcttaaacgaacgtcctcttctgtcctgagcaccggtgaccaccaataCACGTTTTccttcccccattttgtcctcattataTAGTCGGCGCAATCCACCCGTGTTGTCGTCGCCaaggtaacgagtgtatctggtcacgtttgagttgacaagataaagcccactgaTCATAAAAAAACGGGAtccggtggtatcggaatacaagattttattgcagtaatctgacatagtgcaatgttgaaagagcaaatttgtcaaatc harbors:
- the timm10b gene encoding mitochondrial import inner membrane translocase subunit Tim10 B gives rise to the protein MDHGQQLRNLRDFLLVYNRMTEICFQRCTSNFNYRNLTMDEERCVDSCAGKLIRSNHRMMGTYVHLMPRMMQRRMDEIERKAAENAKAAEAAAAGSLGPETSATATATPLELQSPSPQSETGDVNISQTET